GGTGGCCGAGGTTGTGCATTCGCGCGACGATTTCCTGTCCCAGGTAGCAGCCCTTGGTGAAGCTGACGACCTGTGAAACCAGCCCGGTCTCAGCGGGGAGGCTGTCGGGACCGAAGTCGATGTGAAAAAGGGGCGAGCCGGCCTCGATCCGCGCGGTGTTGAACGCCAGCCAGCCCGCGGGACGGATGCGCGTCTTGCCGTCTCGCGGAGTCGGCGGGGAGGAGGAGGAGTCGTCCGTCGTGTCGGGTTTCCAGCCGTCCTGCCGCGCCCGTTCGAGCAATCGCGCGTAAACATCCGCTGCGCCCTGATCGGGAAAGATCAGGTGCAGTCCCATCGAGCCTGTCTGATCGAAACGGTGGACGGTTCCGCGGACGCCTGCAATCTCAATGGGTCGGTGCGCGAATGCTTCGAGCGGGCCGACGGGTTGTCCGGCGATCTCGTCGAGGATCGCGCCCGACAGCGGTCCGTGGATCGACATCTGCTGCGCATCATCCAGCCCGCGCAGTTGCACATCTTCCATCACGATGTAGTTGTTCAGCTCGCGGATGATGTTCGACACGTCCGCCCGATCGGTGACCAGCAGCGTGCGGTCGCTCTCCTCCAGAATGATCAGGTCTGCGATGATCCGTCCCGTCCGACCCAGCAGGAAAGCGCGTCGGCCGAGACCGGGCTTGAGCGACAGCGTGTCGTGCGTCACCATTTTGTGAAGGAAGTCGCGCCGCTCCGTGCCTCGCACTTCGATCACGCTGCGGTGCGGCACGCTGAAGATGGCCGCCCCTTTGCGGGTGGAGGCGTACTCCGCCTCATACTGGCCGAAGGTGTCCACGACCTCGATGAGTTTGTCATCGTTGGCGGGCTGGCCGAAGGGCATGAAGGTCGCCAGCGCGGTTTCCTGAATATCTCGGATCGTCGTCATGCTCTGACTCTACGCGACGACCGCCCGCGAGCCAATCGCCGCTGCGGGTGAAAGCGGGGCGGCGTCATCCCGCTATCATGCGGAGTCAGAAGGAAAAAATCATCATGGCCAAGAAAACGATCGCCGACGTGGAAGTTCAGGGTAAGCGCGTGCTGATGCGCGTCGATTTCAACGTGCCGATGGAGGACGGACGGATCACCGATGACCGCCGCATCCGTATGGCTCTCGAATCCATCCGCAGCGTGGTGACACGAGGCGGGCGGCTCATCCTGCTGAGCCATCTTGGGCGACCGGAAGGCTCCGGCGTCGAGCCGGAATTTTCCCTCAAACCTGTCGCGGCACGGTTGGGTGAACTGCTGCACAAGCCCGTCGCTTTTGCCGAGGATTGCGTCGGTGACGACGCCCGGGCGCAGGCTCTTTCGCTGCATGACGGTCAGGTGCTGCTGCTGGAAAACGTCCGCTTTCACAAAGAGGAAAAGAAGGGCGATCCGCGCTTTGCCGCCCAGATCGCAGCGATGGGTGACATCTACTGCAACGACGCCTTCGGCACCGCGCACCGCGATGATGCGTCGATGGTGGCTCTCCCGCAGGCGATGGCGGGCAAGCCGCGCGTCGTCGGCTTCCTCATGCAGAAGGAAATTCAATTCCTCAAGGACGCCATCGAAAAACCGCAGCGGCCATTCACCGCCATCCTCGGCGGCGCGAAAGTCTCCGACAAAATCCCTGTCATCACCAACCTGCTCAACATCGTGGACAAAATCATCATCGGCGGGGCGATGGCGTACACCTTTTTCCGCGCCCAGGGCAAGACGACCGGCAGCAGCAAGATCGAGCCGGACATGGTGGACAAGGCCCGCGGAATGCTGGCCGCCGCCGCCGGGAAAATCGTCCTGCCCGTGGACACCCACTGCGGCGACGACTTCAAGCCCGACTGCAACAAAAAAGTATTCGAGGGCAACATCGACGAAGGGTGGGGCGGGTTCGACCTTGGCCCCAAATCTATCGAGCTTTTCAAAAAGGAAATCAGCGGCGCACGGACGATTGTCTGGAACGGCCCGATGGGAGTCTTTGAGATGCCCCCGTTTGACAAGGGCACCCGTGCCGTCGCCCACGCCGTCGCCGACGCCACCCGCGCCGGTGCGGTGACGATCATCGGCGGCGGTGACAGCGCAGCGGCCATCGAGGAGTTCGGACTCTCCGAACAGGTCAGCCACGTCTCCACCGGCGGGGGGGCAAGCCTCGAAATGCTCGAAGGCAGAAAATTCAACAGCGTCGAATTGCTCGACAACAAATAGCGGTCAATGATGTCACAGGGAGCCGGATCGTCGCGGCCCCGGCATCCCGCCCGACAACGCGCCGTGCTGATGATCGGATGACTCGTTAACGGTTCAATATGCTCGATCCGGCTGTCAAACCTGCCCGCCCGCTCATCGCTGCGTCGATCCTCAGCGCGGACTTTGGCCGCATGGCCGACGAATGCCGCGATGTCCTCGACCGCGGCGCGGACCTGCTGCACATCGACGTGATGGACGGCCACTTCGTCCCCAACCTCACCATGGGTGTGGATATGGTGCGCGCGCTTCGCCGACATTTCCCCGATGTGTTTCTGGACTGTCACCTGATGGTCGAAAAGCCGGAGATGTATATCGACATGTTTGCGCAGGCGGGGGCGAACAACTTTACCTTTCACCTCGAAGTGAGCCACCCGACGCGCAGCGGCGGCATCGACGCCGACGACCTGATCCGACGCATCCACGCACGGGGCATGAAGGCAGGAATGGCGGTCAATCCTCACACCATCCCAAATGGATTGGCGTCCTTTCTCACCCAGCTCGACGTGGTGCTGGTCATGAGCGTCAACCCCGGCAGGTCAGGACAGAAATTCATCCCCGATGTCCTGCACAAGGTGGAATGGCTCAAGAGCCGCATCGCCAGCCACACGCGGCTGGAGATCGACGGGGGAATCAACCCGCAAACGGTCGGCTCAGCGGTGCGCGCCGGAGCCGACATGCTGGTGACCGCTTCGGCT
This region of Phycisphaeraceae bacterium genomic DNA includes:
- a CDS encoding aminomethyltransferase family protein encodes the protein MTTIRDIQETALATFMPFGQPANDDKLIEVVDTFGQYEAEYASTRKGAAIFSVPHRSVIEVRGTERRDFLHKMVTHDTLSLKPGLGRRAFLLGRTGRIIADLIILEESDRTLLVTDRADVSNIIRELNNYIVMEDVQLRGLDDAQQMSIHGPLSGAILDEIAGQPVGPLEAFAHRPIEIAGVRGTVHRFDQTGSMGLHLIFPDQGAADVYARLLERARQDGWKPDTTDDSSSSPPTPRDGKTRIRPAGWLAFNTARIEAGSPLFHIDFGPDSLPAETGLVSQVVSFTKGCYLGQEIVARMHNLGHPKRTLVGLRFTDDRMPIAGTAVTDPAKASEVIGGITSSTISPMLGNIAIALAVMKWGRHRAGEVVAAPAEGASVTATVQELTFLPVTPTGSA
- a CDS encoding phosphoglycerate kinase — protein: MAKKTIADVEVQGKRVLMRVDFNVPMEDGRITDDRRIRMALESIRSVVTRGGRLILLSHLGRPEGSGVEPEFSLKPVAARLGELLHKPVAFAEDCVGDDARAQALSLHDGQVLLLENVRFHKEEKKGDPRFAAQIAAMGDIYCNDAFGTAHRDDASMVALPQAMAGKPRVVGFLMQKEIQFLKDAIEKPQRPFTAILGGAKVSDKIPVITNLLNIVDKIIIGGAMAYTFFRAQGKTTGSSKIEPDMVDKARGMLAAAAGKIVLPVDTHCGDDFKPDCNKKVFEGNIDEGWGGFDLGPKSIELFKKEISGARTIVWNGPMGVFEMPPFDKGTRAVAHAVADATRAGAVTIIGGGDSAAAIEEFGLSEQVSHVSTGGGASLEMLEGRKFNSVELLDNK
- the rpe gene encoding ribulose-phosphate 3-epimerase → MLDPAVKPARPLIAASILSADFGRMADECRDVLDRGADLLHIDVMDGHFVPNLTMGVDMVRALRRHFPDVFLDCHLMVEKPEMYIDMFAQAGANNFTFHLEVSHPTRSGGIDADDLIRRIHARGMKAGMAVNPHTIPNGLASFLTQLDVVLVMSVNPGRSGQKFIPDVLHKVEWLKSRIASHTRLEIDGGINPQTVGSAVRAGADMLVTASALFGASDRSAVIRALHEAG